In the genome of Paramisgurnus dabryanus chromosome 16, PD_genome_1.1, whole genome shotgun sequence, the window TACAAGTGGATACATTAAGAATGCATCTCAAGTGCTCATTATAACCTTTATATGTGTTGCTATGTTATGTACTGAATGACATATTTACATCCACAATTGGAATGCATCAGCATTGGGATTTTAAGCatcatgttttaaataaaccTGCAAGTAAAACACTTACCCACTGCATCACTTAGTTTTGTGTCTAGCTCTGACACACCATTAGTATCTTTAGTCTTTGCTTCTGGTCCTTCATCAGAGGCAGAAACCTGCTTTGAGGACTCCTAAAACCAGTGTAGTAAATAGGTTAGTATAAATAATGTAGGAAATGTATTGTTGttataatataaaaatgcatTGTTGTTGCTTAATGTACACAGTCTATATACACACTATATACAGCCATTCAGTCATATTTGGCTAATCACCTGGTCAGAAAGGTGTTGTGTCTTGGATTCATCCTTATCATTCCCTAATTCTGCAGATGTTGGTTGAGAATCGATGGTGGGTGTATACAGAAAATACCTAGGAAACATAGTATCAAGATGAAACTTCTGTGGTTAGGAAACAATAACTGCTTTTACAGTCCACATTTAAGAAGTTAAAACGGGAGCCAAACAAGTAATTAGTGCTGTACAATTCCCTAAATGGCCTCATTGTTTTGAGTATGCACTTCAGGCTGTTACACCTGggattaagatgcattttggttgatcagatcacaagtggattaAGTATAAACAGGATTTTTCCATCAATCCTGAATTCTATGGCGAACCCAGTTTTCGGCACGGCCCTTAAGCTGTCAttataaaattgtaaaaattaaAGCAGATGCTCTCCGCCTCTTTCATTTTTGTTGGGAAAGTTGCGTgagcttatttcatcaattgctctgaaatatcTAAAAAGGCCCCTACATACATGTGCAAAACATTTTGCAATATGTTTACTAACAGTAGGTCTCTCAGACAAAGTATGAATGTGCATCAACTTGTTGGTCTTTTCTCCTGCTCATGTTTTAAAGCAAGCAGAGGGACTCGCCTATAGACCATATCCCCTCGAAATAATAAGGATAGAGGACAAAAGAAATAccggggcctcatttataaagcgtgcttatagacagatttgatcgtaacgTGTTCATAcacaaaaatccacggcaaagtccatatttataaaaactgtctttgacgtgggaaagtgcttagcgccatgTCAGgatctgagcagacgtacgcaacTTTTGCTTGTTCGATTCCTGCTGTTTTTGGAAacataagccattcttgctgcttgAAAAAGATTTAAACATTGACTGGTGCTCTTTTATGTCGATGACATCAATTAACCATTGTTTAAAGGCAGAAATCTGCAACTGTTCAGCTGTGGACATTTTAAAGTTCATTTGCAATTTGTAGATTTCACGTCTGAAAGTGAGGTGTACGCGTATTTTCACACGTGCATGCTTTTGAGAAATGATctaagatcaaatttaagatgtTTTCTATGCAGAATATTTAATTGTTGTGTGAGCTGTGTCTCTTTCGTCCACTTCTGATCCTATtgaccaaaacgcatcttaatctGTAAACAGGGCCTTAGTAACGCATTGCAATTGGAATAAAAACCCTAAGTGTCCACAGAATGACTTCCTAATACCTTTTATTTAAACTGGAATGTTTTGTAGACACGGTAATCTTCGGATGTTTCCCAGCGATTGTAATTTTATTCTTGTTGGCTGCAGCTACAACCTTCTCAGCATCGGATGCATTTTCCATTTCAATAAGCCCCTAAAATAAAACAGAGCTGTTagatttaatttgtaaaaacaCTAAATTGGTCAAAACATTTACAGGAGTTTATTTACTAACCATATGATGAGGGCTAAGCAGCCAATGGCGCTTTACTTTCCCGTACGGTTCTGCAATGCTAAGAAAATCTGCATTTGTGTATTTATCGGTTGGTGGAAGGTTTCTGATCCTGAGAACTTTGCCATAAGGTTCCTAGGGTATAAAAGAGGTAAAGACTGTTAGTTTAGCTGTCTGTTATAAAAAGCAACATTGTCATACTAAGTTTTGTGAAAAGATTTGCTGATGTTACCTCCTCATCACTGGATGTTTCCATGATTGAGTCCAGGTTCTCATCATCTGCTTTCACACTTGACGTTTGCATGTCATTGTCTGGTTTCCCACTGGATGTTTGCATGTCATCTTCTGTTTTCTCAATGGACGTTTGTACGTCATCATCTGCTTTCCCACTGGATGCTTGCATGTCATTGTCTGTTTTCCTACTGGACGGTTGCATGTCATCCTCTGCTTTCTCACTGGACATTTGAATGTCATCCTTTGCTTTCTCACTGAATGTTTGAATGTCATCCTCTGCTTTTTCACTGGACGTTTGCATGTCCCCATCTGCTTTCCCGCTGGACGTTTGCATGATTGAGTCCAGGTTCTCATCTTCTGCTTTCCCAGAGTCAGATTCAGGGATTACTCTGGAATAGAAAAAAGACTAATGTATAAGTACTCAAGCACAAAACATCTATAAGAACAAATACATAATCAACTTTAAGATACCTTTCTTTCACTTGGGAGTATTTGTCCGACACTGTTATCCTCAAGACTTTGCCACCAAGTTTAAGGTTCTGCCGTTTTGACGCAGCTTCAAGTTTAGAAGCATCAGCAGCATTTACCATCTCAATCAAAGCTTTTTCCACCtacaattaaaatataataaatatatattaataaatatttattaaaatatctttcaTTGCGTTTAAGAATAAGTATAAGCTAAGGAAAAAAAACGAATTGTCTCCCTGACAAAAGCACTGATAATTTTACCTTTCGATTGCTGCGAACTAGACAACAGTCTGCCACTTCTCCATATTTTTTTCCAATGTTCAGCAAATCATCTTCTGAATATTTTTTTGCCTGAGGGAAACCTTTTACTTCAAGGACCCTGCCAAACGTCTCctaaaaaacatacaaaaatgtatttaacttaaTAAGTTTACAATGGCAATTTATAAGACTTATTTTCTATAAAGAAAAACAGACTGACCTCAGCACTTGGAGTTAAGACCTCTTGTATATCACCTAAAACAGAAATGGTGATTGTTCTTGAATGAATGCCCTGACATATAACTCGtacaatgaataaataaatgaaaacaaagacaaatttaatatttttactataATTGCTTTAGAAATAAACAACATATTAGATAAAAAACCTTGAGCTGTCATTTCCTCCCTAAATTCATCTGTTGTGATGCTGCTTTCCAGATTCACCGGGACATCTGATGCATCCTAAAAACAAAGAAGCAAATTCAGGGTGCTCTCCTACATTTTATTATACACTAATGCATAGGAATTGTGTTTATTTATGAAGATCATTTATATTCCGTAAAAAGGTAAATAGGAAAGTGAGGATCAGGGGTTTCATTTATAATGCGTGCATACGCACAAAACAGGGCTCGAAACGTGCATACACcagttcccacgcaaaggttTTGTAAAAAACATACTTGACCTATAAAAAGAAACTTGATAGGAAAATGGGCTTGCAGGTTGGGTtctgaggatgattcatgtacgcacacttgTAGGTGATCTGTGacttataaagggaacattgctttgttttataagtcgtgatattttttggcttttgtgtgtACGTAGatttttagtaaggatcctacgcacagttttataaatgaaacCCCAGGAAACTAAGCAAGCAAGACTCAAGCTGTGCCCCAAATTCAAATGCATCATTCGAAGCCTAAGGAGGATCCATTGTTGCGTCACCTGCTGTTCCCACCCACCGCGCCTATCAGCTGGACACAGCAGAgtcgtttctgacttattaaaataaatatggatttttttttaaataaacatatcaAACGTTGACAGATTAAACTAACCAACAATACATCAAATGAAtgaaccttagaaatatacaaaataaaatgcaacagacacagaATAACATTAAGGAGGGGGTTaacggtatttcatgcattctgattTATTAACAGTTAAAAAGTTGTATCCCTTGATGCAATTAGTTTTTTCCAGGGCAGCAAGGTAATTGTAAATGGGTTAATGTTTGTTACCTGCATTTCGGAGACATTTGCTTTACAAACAAGACCCAGTTTGATACCGGATTTGCCAATTATTTACAACCGAGTGATGGTGCGGTCCCAACGTTAAAAGAATCCTTTTCAGGAGAAACCACAAGCGAAAAGTAAAGTAAATCAAAATCTAATCTCAAGTGTTTTATTCAATCGGCacataagtgcatataatgtaaacaacacaaacatatCGCTGTGCTGTACTCATAACTCTTTATCTCCTCCCACCGTACGCTTCCAAGAATTCTGGCTTTTTTCgggaaaaaaaaactaaaaggcAGTTTTGTCCTTTATAAATCTGACAAAGACTCGAAAGACTCTTTAAACACATGAAGGATAAAATACTACTCTATATTAACTACTCTAGATTCACATCAGATGGATAGAAACGAATGGATCCTTCACAGCCAGAAAAAAGGTTGCATTGTGAAGCTGCATTTTAAGCAGCCTTCAAATTAAGACGGCCATACTAGCTTTCAATCGCGCTACTGTGATGCATTTGGTCTTGGAATGCAGCCTTCGGAGGTCTCAGGTTTCGAATTGAGACACAGCTTCAAGCTTGTACATCACAGTTAAGCACCACAGCAAAACTGAGAAAACTGTTCGGCCATAGCTTCAACATAATTTACACTGTTTTACCAAGTTCAAAATGTGATGTCAAATTTTACCCTTTAATTGTGTTTACCTGTTCCATTGCTTCATGTTCGTCTTTTTGTGCATCTTGGTTTTGTTGAAGCACTTCAGCTTTCTTACACTCGTTTGACGCATCTGAAATTTCACCAGTTTCTTCTTTTGGTTCTCCTTGGGTTTGGTGAAGTTCTTCTGCATCCTTATCACTTAATTCCTTTGAAATTCCCACAGTTTCGTCTTTTGGTGCTTCTTGGTTATCCTGAAGTTCTTGGGATTCCTTACACTGACTTGTTTCCTCTGAAGTTTCCTCAACTTTGTCTTCTGGTTGATCTTGGTTATGTTGAAGCTCTTGGTCATTCTGGAGCACCTCTTTACAGTCACTTGATTCATCTAAAACTGTAGCATTTGATACACTCTCTGAAGGTATTGTGTTATCATCTGACTCCTTAACTTCTTGGATGTCTTCAGATACTTCCTGTTCAGTTAGAGCCATTGAGGAATCCAGATCCTCTTCATCAGAACACTCAATGTCTTGATCAACTTCAATGAACTCTTCATCCGAGTTAAGCTCTTCACAATCATCTGCTATAACTGCCACTCCTTCAAGATCACTATCATCACACACAATATCAGATTGATTCTTACTATCTTCGGTTTTCTGCTCAACAGCCTCCTTAGTTTGTTTGTCTTTTGAGGGAGATTTTTTGGAGTGACTCCTAGATGAGCGGTCCCGTCTAGAGCTCTCTCTAGTTCTCTCTTTAGAGCCTCGACTTTCATCTTGTTTCCTAGAGTCAGTACTTTTCTGAGACCTGGACCTTTCTCTTCGCTTGGGGCTGGGAGAGTCTTTTCGAGAACTGTGGGATCTTCTTCGTGGGCTTAaactcctcctcctcctcctcctcctcctgctTGATTCTTCTTTCTCAGAACATTTATCACTGCATCATgaagaaaaataatcaaatatgCCATTAAGGCAATGTTGTTGTTTGTGTTGGGCTATTCGTGTCTCTCATCATAAATTAGAGCAATGTTTAATATGTTAGATATGTCACGCCACAGTGCTTACACGAGAAATTAAaccttttaacattttaaaaccacACAACACCTTTTATTAAGAACACTGCAATACTATTGGTGTGTTTTTAACGAAACACATGATCAGCAGAACATATTTACCGAAGCGTATGGTACTCAGTTGAGAAGCTAACATGAATGGTTTTTCCTTTTATTTTGAGTGAATGGGTTGAATAATGCTCCACCAAATTGCTGGCTTCCTCTGCAGTGCCCATCTCCATGAAAGCCTGTAAAATACATCAGAGTCTTTACACAACAGGTGACTAAAGAGCAAGAACACTGCatttagtaaattaaataaacagaaagatttttgataatatattattaattaGGCTACCCGGTTTGGCACAAACAGGGTATTTTTCAGCGATCCAAAACGCTTAGCAATGGCCATCAACTCAGGCTGTACGCCTTCTCCAGTAGGTAATGGTGAGAAGCTTACTACACGTGAAGTCTGTGAAACATGCAGAAATACAGacaacatttaacaaaaattaaGCAAACTGATGCAGATGCCTTAAATCATTTTGTCCACTAAGTGTTCTTATTACTACTTTGAAACATTTCAAATATAAAATGATCACATCACATAAAATGAGTTTATGAGCATTACTCACCTGTAAGAAATTGCATGGCGcagacagagaaaattcaatcAGTTTGCTTTTGATCCTTAGCGGGTTGTCTATGAAATATTTTACTATATCCGTTGCCTGGAGCTCTGAACCCATGTCCGCAAAAGCCTACAAGATTTAGGATTTATCAAGAAAACGTGTTAAGCATTTAAGCCCGAACCATTCATATGTGTTAGAAAATGAACCATTAAACTCCATACCATCCTTGGAAACATGACCAATTTTACAATCGCTCCAAACTGTCCAAGCAATTTTCTTAGGTAAGCTTCATCCACTTCCTCCTCTTCGAACTTTACGCACACCGTTGTGCACtgcattcaaatatttttaaacatttaatctttaaaagttaaaatgtttataaGCAAGGGAAAAAAACAATGACGAAACAGACCTGCGCCTTTTCGGCTTTTTTCTTACTGCTCAACGTTTCACTTTTAGTGCTCGACAGTCCACTTCGGGTACTAGAGGAGCCATTTTTGGTTTTAAGCTGTGCTTTCTCAGAGGGTACATCATTCCTGTAACAACATTTAGTTTCAGCAAAGACAGAAATAAACTGATAGAGTGCTTTGTAAAAGGATATATTGGGATTGACACTACCTGCGAGCTGATTGGATCCTCTGATCCCACTGTGGATACCtagagtaaaaaaaataaaaaaagtaatgaCTGTGTAAAACAAATAAGGACGCATTTTGTGTCTTCATTTTGGAAAGTAGTGCCCATTTGCCAGGTTCTAAGTTGTGTtgaaagttacaaaaaatgctgTGCAAAGCCTAACCTTAATTGGGCACTTAGCGCGCACATGTGTACATATCGTGTCATGTGAAAGACAGGTAGTAAAAACACTCTGTGCAAAAatctactgtatgtgtgtgagtcAATTTTGAGGCTTTCTTGGCGAAAAACATAGTTAAGGAAAACATAAATTCAGTATAAAAGATTAAGAAGCCAggttaaatgaataaaatattgcaaaaatgaaaaaaaaagatgACTTACCTTTCCACAAGACTGAGTTGACTATTAGCATGCTGAGCTCCTTTTATATGCAAAGACCAGTCCTATAAAAGgagaattatttgataaaaATAAACCCTCAATTTTTATTTACAACTTAATTTATAGTATGAAATATATATCATATTTATATAGTGAAgatactttaattttaaaataacacatacaAGTTACaaaaattgctgtaaaaacGGCAGGCTTTCATAACAAAAAACTTACAGATGCAGCTTTCAGTTAATGCTATTGTTgaatttaagttaatttaaaaatacattcagtcattatttactcactctcacgCTGCTCAAAACccatgtcatttttttttcatgggATTCTTTGACAAGTTTTAGCAACCAGTGGCTGTCAAGCTCcaaaagtaactaaataaatgtgatttatgCAGActcattttaatgtattttttatagtaATATACTGTATGAGAGTTATACTAGTCTGTATGAGTGTGCTGATATCCAAATAATTGCTTTTGTGTGAAAATCATTACATATATATTACGGCACTCAAATCTTATTCTAGTGTGTGCGTACGACTCAACctcttttttaccatttttaccACCAAAGGGGCTCTTTTGGCGATTTTTTTCACCTCTTTAAAACGaccgaatcaagcccagtttttttatatgaatcttgacagataatctggaaaagtcacaaaatcttattccactgagattaagggaaccatgttttttaactaaagaaatGTGGCTTGGGGGTAAGATTGACCCCAAGGGACTTTTAGGGTTACTACATTTTTCACAGAGatgttttctgtcttttttgttatttcccaTCATGTTAATGTACTTTGTGTGATGATATGATTTGTGTCGGTGAGTCAAACGTGAATATGGGCAGGCTTTTTTCTTATTTCTCGTCCATCTTTTACACAGTCTATGCGGGAGATTTGTCATATATTGTATTGAGCCATTTTAATGAAGCGTCTTTAGTATTACTTGAGTCTTGAGTCATTGATAGCCCATTGATACTTTAATATTAAGAAAAAAGCAGTGGTCCTTTCTTCAAGATTTCTCCTTATGTGTATAATGCAGTAGAGTTATACCAGTCTTAAATGACAGGAGGGTAAGAAAATAATGGCAGAATTTTGGGGTAACATTCTTTTATTGGTTAAAAAGCAAGCCACTTTGACTTACCTGTAATGCTGCAATACATCAATCTGTAGATAAAATTCTGGTAAATAAGCTGGTAATGCAGGATCTGTGAGAGTAAAAAGCTACTTACCTTGTTAGAGAGTACAGTGATTTCGCAGAGTACGCAAGCATAGGGAAATACTGGTGGGGTTTTCCCGTGGAAGTCTGACGCCTCTTTCCTAGTTGGCACCGTATGAATCGTCTCTGCCCTCCGTTGATCCGAAAAGCGACCGACATCCCTGCTGGATAGGTGTGAGGGTTGACTTATGTTTCTGCCAGACTGGATGGAGGAATAACTTGTGGCACTACTGGACAGGCTGGATAAATACGAGGGTTGACTAATGTCCCTGCTGGACAGGCGTGCGGGTTGCCCAACATTTCTGCCAGACAGTTGTGAGGGCTGCCCGATAACTCTGTTAGAAAGGTGTGAGGATTGCCCGACATTTTTGCTAGACAGTTGTGAGAGTTGCCCGATATTTCTGCTAGAAAGCAGTGAGGGTTGCACAATATTTCTGTTCGAAAGCAGTGAGGGTTGCACAATATTTCTGTTCGAAAGCAGTGAGGGTTGCGCAATATTTATGCTTGAAAGCAGTGAGGGTAGCCCAGCACTTTTGGTAGACAGGTTTGAGAGTTGCCCAATATCTTTGCTGGACAGAAATGAGGACTGTCCAGCATCTCTACTGGAGAGGTGTGAGGGTTGAACAGCATCTCTACTGGTCAGATATGAAGGTTGACTGATGTCTCTGTTGTAGTTAGAGTAGGACTGTTGAGAGACAGCTGTAGTTTTCTGCTTTGATGTTTCTGCTGCATAAGATGGCTTATCAAAATAAGTATCCTTGTCTTTCAGATGGTTGTACTCGACCACATAATTCAATTTAGAACTGGTGTACGCAGGTTTTAGCGAGCTAGTTGTTTTGACGTTTCCCCACCGGTCTTCCCAGGTCTGATCTTGCTCTCGTTGATGGGAATATGACTCACGAACAGGCAAATCAGATGAATACTCAACCGGTTGAGTGTAGCTCCTATCCTCCCAGGAGCGACCCGATGAACCGTGTTGCAGCGTGCTGGACCTAGACGAAGATGCATTGGCCGCTTTTTTCTTTTTGATCTCCGCAAGAAGATCCGGAAGTTTCTCGGCAGAGATGAGATGCTCTGGGAGTTCAGCAAGAGTTTGAAGGTCCTCAGTATCTAATCCACAGCTGTGCAGAAAGGACAAAGCCTTACCAGGTGGAAGAACAGAAGGTTTCGATGTGGTTGGAGACACCATGTGCTCTTGAGACGAGGCACTAGTTCTTGACCTGTAAGCACCAGACTCTCTGTGATACATACGTTGCGAGTCGGCGTACATGTCATGATTTGTGCCGAAATCATCTTGCGGTTTACGGTATGGAGGATTGTAGGACATGTCAAAGTCTCAAGTGGCAAATGAGTCGAGCAGAATCTTTCAGGCACTGCCAAGAACAGCCGCTCTTGCAGTGATGGTTGTTTCTCACCTATCAAAACAAAATGGTAAGTAAGGAGAATGTGAAGAGATCAGCTTCGGGTTGGAGATCTGCTGGTCAACCTGCCGTCGTGCGTCATTTTATCACTCTTACCTTGAGATGAGAAATCAAATCATTCACACATTGTGGATTTGCGGTAATGTCTGTGGGTATGTGATGTATAAGGCCAAGAATAACAGGAAAACTAGCAAGGAGTGTACTAGTCCTGGAGGCATCTCAAAAATGGGTAGTTGACATATAACCAAGTTACCAGATTGCCTTTTGTTTAACCTAACATTGATTTAAAACGTACATGAAAGTGGATATGTAAATCTTATGTCCCGTGACTTGACAATTTTACGTTCAACGTTTAAAAGTACAAACACTCCGTGTAGTAAGGCAgtatgtataataataattgagaagttgtgtgttttaaaaatacGCACATTGGCGATTAGAATACCGCAGGACACTAATAAAACTGATATCCAAACATTTGTTGAAATCGGTGCTTAGCCCTTGTGCTAACGCTAACATCTATGCTAACGCATTAACGGTCATTTTTTAGGTAATATAGTA includes:
- the matr3l1.1 gene encoding matrin 3-like 1.1 — protein: MSYNPPYRKPQDDFGTNHDMYADSQRMYHRESGAYRSRTSASSQEHMVSPTTSKPSVLPPGKALSFLHSCGLDTEDLQTLAELPEHLISAEKLPDLLAEIKKKKAANASSSRSSTLQHGSSGRSWEDRSYTQPVEYSSDLPVRESYSHQREQDQTWEDRWGNVKTTSSLKPAYTSSKLNYVVEYNHLKDKDTYFDKPSYAAETSKQKTTAVSQQSYSNYNRDISQPSYLTSRDAVQPSHLSSRDAGQSSFLSSKDIGQLSNLSTKSAGLPSLLSSINIAQPSLLSNRNIVQPSLLSNRNIVQPSLLSSRNIGQLSQLSSKNVGQSSHLSNRVIGQPSQLSGRNVGQPARLSSRDISQPSYLSSLSSSATSYSSIQSGRNISQPSHLSSRDVGRFSDQRRAETIHTVPTRKEASDFHGKTPPVFPYACVLCEITVLSNKDWSLHIKGAQHANSQLSLVERYPQWDQRIQSARRNDVPSEKAQLKTKNGSSSTRSGLSSTKSETLSSKKKAEKAQCTTVCVKFEEEEVDEAYLRKLLGQFGAIVKLVMFPRMAFADMGSELQATDIVKYFIDNPLRIKSKLIEFSLSAPCNFLQTSRVVSFSPLPTGEGVQPELMAIAKRFGSLKNTLFVPNRAFMEMGTAEEASNLVEHYSTHSLKIKGKTIHVSFSTEYHTLRDKCSEKEESSRRRRRRRRSLSPRRRSHSSRKDSPSPKRRERSRSQKSTDSRKQDESRGSKERTRESSRRDRSSRSHSKKSPSKDKQTKEAVEQKTEDSKNQSDIVCDDSDLEGVAVIADDCEELNSDEEFIEVDQDIECSDEEDLDSSMALTEQEVSEDIQEVKESDDNTIPSESVSNATVLDESSDCKEVLQNDQELQHNQDQPEDKVEETSEETSQCKESQELQDNQEAPKDETVGISKELSDKDAEELHQTQGEPKEETGEISDASNECKKAEVLQQNQDAQKDEHEAMEQDASDVPVNLESSITTDEFREEMTAQGDIQEVLTPSAEETFGRVLEVKGFPQAKKYSEDDLLNIGKKYGEVADCCLVRSNRKVEKALIEMVNAADASKLEAASKRQNLKLGGKVLRITVSDKYSQVKERVIPESDSGKAEDENLDSIMQTSSGKADGDMQTSSEKAEDDIQTFSEKAKDDIQMSSEKAEDDMQPSSRKTDNDMQASSGKADDDVQTSIEKTEDDMQTSSGKPDNDMQTSSVKADDENLDSIMETSSDEEEPYGKVLRIRNLPPTDKYTNADFLSIAEPYGKVKRHWLLSPHHMGLIEMENASDAEKVVAAANKNKITIAGKHPKITVSTKHSSLNKRYFLYTPTIDSQPTSAELGNDKDESKTQHLSDQESSKQVSASDEGPEAKTKDTNGVSELDTKLSDAVGTEFIRPVVGYFCNLCNVIYANEEEAKSEHCRTVLHHQKLKEHMDQKGSA